The following are encoded in a window of Rhodomicrobium lacus genomic DNA:
- the rplR gene encoding 50S ribosomal protein L18: MASPLSSYDRRKARVRRSLRRAQGDRPRLSVFRSSKNIYAQIIDDTKGHTLASASSLDAEFKSSLSKGTDVAAAAAVGKLVAERAIKAGIKDVVFDRGGYMYHGRVKALADAAREAGLNF, encoded by the coding sequence ATGGCCTCTCCGCTCTCCAGTTACGATCGCCGCAAGGCTCGCGTTCGTCGCAGCCTGCGCCGGGCGCAGGGCGACCGTCCTCGCCTGTCCGTGTTCCGTTCGTCGAAGAATATCTACGCTCAGATCATCGACGACACCAAGGGGCACACACTTGCTTCGGCTTCGAGCCTCGACGCCGAGTTCAAGAGCAGCCTGTCGAAAGGCACCGATGTCGCTGCGGCTGCGGCCGTTGGCAAGCTCGTCGCCGAACGCGCGATCAAGGCCGGCATCAAGGATGTCGTCTTCGATCGTGGCGGCTACATGTATCACGGCCGCGTAAAGGCGCTCGCAGACGCCGCTCGCGAA